The genomic stretch GCCACACGCGCTGGATTGCCTGTTCGGCGCCTGAGATGACCGCGGTGTCGAACCCGAACAAGAGCCCTGCCATCGCCGCGATAAAGGCCCAAAGCCGGATGGATCGATTGGGCATGGCACCCCTCGACGCGGGCATTATTCGAAGACCTTTTCGAGCGCCGATTCGATTTCCGCGCGCCCGGCGAGATAGCCGGAGAGCAGCGCCTTGCGGTCCCGCGCCGCCAGCGCATCGATCAATTTTCGCTCGGGGCTTTCGGCCATGGTCCTCGGCATCAGCGCGCGATAGCGATCGGTAAGCCGCCAAAGGCGCATGGCTTCTCGCAGCAACAGCTTCTCGGGCGAGAGATCGAACAAGGCGTAGCGCAATTGTTCCAGCGAGGATGCCCAGCGCTGGAATTCCTTGCCCTGATCGATCGCGTCCACGGCATCGAATTGCGCGCGGAACGCCGCAAGCTGGGTGTCGTCGGGCCATTCGGCGGTCTGCAGCAATTCGGATTCGAGCCAGCTTCGCAGCTTGTAGAGCTGGCGCGCTTCCTCGATCTCGAGCGGGGAGACGAAATAGCCGCGATTCCGGTCGTGGCGCAGAAAGCCCTCGGTGGCGAGCAGCTTGAGCGCCTCGCGAATGGGCACCTTGCTGCGACCGAACCGCTCCGCGAGCTGGGTCTGGCCCAGATGTTCTCCCGGGAGCAGGCTGCCGCGCACGATCATCGCGCGCAAATTGTCCGCCACCTGGTTCGGCAGCGCACTGTCGTTGGCGTCGTCGTTAGGCAAACTCGCAATCTCCCGTTAGAGTCATCCTGCCCTGCCCGGACTGACCGTTACGTGGATCGCACCCTCGATACCACGCCCTGCCGTGGCCAGGATCGCGTCATGAACCCGGTCCAGACCAAAATCGTGGCTGCAAAGCTTGTCAATCGGCCATGTCCCGGCCGCGATGATGTCGAGCGCGGTCTGCACCGCGCGATAACTGTGTCCGCGCGGCGCCCGTACCGTCAGATAGCGCTTCTTGATCTCGTTGATCGGGACCGACGCGCCCAGGCCGTTCAGGCTCAGCCAGGCACCCTTGGCCGACAGCGAAATTGCCAGTTCGGCGATGCTGCCGTCAGGGTCGCCCGTCGTATCGACAACGACATCGACGCCCATGCCCCCGGTCGCGGCCATGACGATTGCCGTCAGGTCTTCCTGCAGCGCGTCGACTGCAATGTCCGCGCCGAGAGCGAGCGACAGATCGAGTCGGGCTCGGTCGCGGGTCAGCCCGACGAGGATCACCGTGCGCGCGCCAGCGGCTTTTGCAGCCAGCGCGCAGCTCAGCCCCTGTTGCCCGGGTCCGAACACGAGCACGGTCTTGCCCAGCCCCGCGCCGCCATCGAGCACCGCCCATTGCACGCCGTTGCCCAGCGGCACCGCCATGGTCGCCTGGCGCGCGTCCATCGCCGCCGGGATTTTGTGGATCACCGCGTTGGGAGCGAGATACATATGTTCGGCGAACCCGCCCCACAAATGCGGCGCGATCTCGGCGTTGCAGGTGCCGTAGCGCAACGTGTTGAAGCGGTCCTTCACATTGAAGAAATCGGCCTCCATGCATAGCCGGTAGTCGCCCTGTCGGCACCAGTCGCAATGCCAGCACGGCAGATATTCGTGCAACGCGATGCGGTCGCCCGGCCTGAGCCCCCAACGC from Sphingomonas hengshuiensis encodes the following:
- a CDS encoding GntR family transcriptional regulator produces the protein MPNDDANDSALPNQVADNLRAMIVRGSLLPGEHLGQTQLAERFGRSKVPIREALKLLATEGFLRHDRNRGYFVSPLEIEEARQLYKLRSWLESELLQTAEWPDDTQLAAFRAQFDAVDAIDQGKEFQRWASSLEQLRYALFDLSPEKLLLREAMRLWRLTDRYRALMPRTMAESPERKLIDALAARDRKALLSGYLAGRAEIESALEKVFE
- a CDS encoding zinc-dependent alcohol dehydrogenase, whose amino-acid sequence is MPRLGDDDGILRIESSGVGGSDPEMYRRENTAPCVMGHENVGTIEALGAGAAKRWGLRPGDRIALHEYLPCWHCDWCRQGDYRLCMEADFFNVKDRFNTLRYGTCNAEIAPHLWGGFAEHMYLAPNAVIHKIPAAMDARQATMAVPLGNGVQWAVLDGGAGLGKTVLVFGPGQQGLSCALAAKAAGARTVILVGLTRDRARLDLSLALGADIAVDALQEDLTAIVMAATGGMGVDVVVDTTGDPDGSIAELAISLSAKGAWLSLNGLGASVPINEIKKRYLTVRAPRGHSYRAVQTALDIIAAGTWPIDKLCSHDFGLDRVHDAILATAGRGIEGAIHVTVSPGRAG